A stretch of Flavobacterium sp. N1994 DNA encodes these proteins:
- the ccoG gene encoding cytochrome c oxidase accessory protein CcoG — MSNLPDEAFRDTIGTIDEAGHRKFIFPKKPSGKFYEYRKWVSYFLLLVLIANPFLKINGNQFMMFNVLERRFNIFGFPFWPQDFYLFVLFMIVGVVFVIFFTVIFGRIFCGWICPQTIFLEMVFRRIEYWIEGDRGAQIRLSKQEWNAEKIRKKGLKWFIFLIISFFIANVFLAYLISSDELFQMIEDGPATHISTLIALLIFTGVFYFVFVWFREQVCIIACPYGRLQGVLLDNKSINVAYDFVRGEKEVGRAKFNKQEDRAASGKGDCIDCKQCVHVCPTGIDIRNGTQLECVNCTACIDECDTIMEGVNLPKGLIRYASEDEIEKKAKFKFTTRMKGYSAVLLILMGILIGLLFLRSEVETTILRLPGQLFQHKGDNISNIYTFKIINKTTKDFNDIHFKLMNIKGKLNVVGKQDLKVPKQSMSKGTLFIEINQYLLDHDRTKIKIGVYNGNKKIETTSTSFLSPRSFD; from the coding sequence ACGATTGATGAAGCAGGGCATAGGAAGTTTATTTTTCCTAAAAAACCTTCAGGTAAATTCTATGAATACCGAAAATGGGTGAGCTATTTTCTGCTCCTCGTTTTAATTGCCAATCCGTTCTTAAAAATAAATGGGAATCAGTTCATGATGTTCAACGTCTTGGAAAGACGATTCAATATTTTCGGATTCCCATTTTGGCCTCAAGATTTCTATCTCTTCGTGCTCTTTATGATTGTAGGCGTAGTCTTCGTCATCTTCTTTACCGTCATCTTTGGAAGGATATTTTGTGGATGGATTTGTCCGCAAACCATCTTTCTGGAAATGGTGTTTCGAAGAATTGAATACTGGATTGAAGGGGATAGAGGGGCTCAAATTCGCTTAAGCAAACAAGAATGGAATGCGGAGAAAATTAGAAAGAAAGGCCTTAAATGGTTTATCTTTCTCATCATTTCGTTTTTCATTGCCAATGTATTCTTAGCGTATCTAATCAGCAGTGATGAGTTGTTCCAAATGATTGAAGACGGACCAGCGACTCACATAAGCACTTTGATAGCGTTACTGATTTTTACAGGCGTGTTTTACTTCGTGTTTGTTTGGTTCCGAGAGCAAGTTTGTATTATCGCTTGTCCTTACGGCAGATTACAAGGCGTTTTATTAGACAACAAGTCCATTAATGTAGCCTACGATTTTGTTCGTGGAGAAAAAGAAGTCGGTAGAGCCAAATTCAACAAACAAGAAGACCGAGCCGCTTCTGGAAAAGGGGATTGTATCGATTGTAAACAATGTGTGCACGTTTGCCCAACCGGAATCGACATCAGAAACGGAACGCAACTAGAATGTGTGAATTGCACCGCTTGTATTGATGAATGTGACACTATCATGGAAGGTGTCAATTTGCCAAAAGGATTGATTCGCTATGCTTCGGAAGATGAAATTGAAAAGAAAGCGAAGTTCAAGTTCACCACAAGAATGAAAGGATACTCAGCAGTACTGTTGATCTTGATGGGAATTTTAATTGGATTACTGTTCTTACGTTCTGAAGTAGAAACCACCATTCTGAGATTACCAGGACAACTGTTTCAGCACAAAGGAGATAACATTAGTAATATTTATACGTTCAAAATTATTAATAAAACGACTAAAGATTTTAATGACATTCATTTCAAACTGATGAACATCAAAGGAAAACTGAATGTAGTAGGCAAGCAAGATTTAAAAGTGCCGAAACAAAGCATGAGCAAAGGAACTTTGTTTATCGAAATCAATCAGTACTTGTTAGATCATGACAGAACTAAAATTAAAATTGGAGTCTATAACGGAAATAAAAAAATCGAAACCACTTCTACTAGCTTTCTTAGTCCGAGAAGTTTTGATTAA
- a CDS encoding FixH family protein encodes MKINWGKGIVIAFALFMSFILYFVFKVQSDSKYDNDLVVEEYYKHDVHFGDEMARIQNAHDLVEKPTFVNDAKGITVVFPKNSQPKGIVSFYRPSNKKLDFEVPISLSNSSLLIPKTNLVGGRWDINMEWQNDGKKYLTKEVVYIN; translated from the coding sequence ATGAAAATTAATTGGGGAAAGGGAATCGTAATAGCTTTTGCACTATTCATGAGCTTCATTTTATACTTTGTTTTCAAAGTACAATCCGATTCAAAATATGACAATGATTTAGTGGTTGAGGAATATTACAAACACGATGTTCATTTTGGTGACGAAATGGCTCGTATTCAAAACGCCCATGATTTGGTTGAGAAACCAACATTTGTTAATGATGCCAAAGGAATTACAGTAGTATTTCCAAAAAATAGCCAACCCAAAGGAATAGTGTCCTTTTACCGACCGTCCAACAAAAAATTAGATTTTGAGGTTCCGATTTCACTGTCTAATTCATCTTTGCTCATACCTAAAACAAACTTGGTTGGCGGTCGTTGGGACATTAATATGGAATGGCAAAATGACGGTAAAAAGTACCTCACCAAAGAAGTAGTTTATATTAATTAA